The Mytilus edulis chromosome 12, xbMytEdul2.2, whole genome shotgun sequence genome contains a region encoding:
- the LOC139498632 gene encoding uncharacterized protein isoform X1, which produces MNIMAAKDSKKPKSKEDQGKIIMHKKTHDIQNAIFGEAINNPANASITKPGSSMRNPKIKPRAESFATSLPTTIGKASRLDEGRSKSNNKAGKKLDSKSRSLTEKNVTEVQLNGGSTTKISLPVWQSTGNSENQLTTNTTNYISKSKERELDDTRTIEKSTNVAPSLSTIKDKSDTNQNSAISSIYEDRISKKFADTNVSSHTGSVYESYSEDGFRKKKNMEVQTADVSCGTSGASPKILKEEDAFLKQTNTDSNVKEDTSFIEIIASNESIVDLTVDVILSSEDSSIQSGGIVAKIIAEKGGPLLDVCKDCLRKMHPSILNWAFQPTPATGKLKCKHIFHAVVPQFPRQWQSNWVDGLESLLFDIFSRTDNMGYESIALPVIGTRKGGAPIDFVIDLICASIDTFATTKTSIKGLRTVMVVHPDKRVVDTIEHRVKSSRTCLRKLNHVQSLKATQDNGNSYFLSVVDREKDTCPVCMEELASSKLKQLYRCKHIFCKTCIKKCFIQTPACPVCNMVYGKLTGNQPDGIMIECFQNDINLKGYKKCGVIKIFYSFLDGKQSQGHPNPGKVYRGTKRTAYLPDNTEGQKVHRLLRRAFEQRILFTIGSSRTTGKEDVVTWNDVHHKTRIDGGPARFGYPDPGYISRVLDELAAKGITEE; this is translated from the exons TCATGGCGGCTAAAGATTCAAAGAAACCAAAGAGCAAAGAAGACCAAGGGAAAATTATTATGCACAAAAAAACACACGACATACAAAATGCAATATTTGGGGAAGCCATAAATAATCCAGCAAATGCCAGCATAACGAAGCCAGGGTCAAGTATGAGAAACCCAAAAATAAAACCACGTGCAGAGTCGTTTGCCACGTCTTTACCAACAACAATTGGAAAAGCAAGCCGACTAGATGAAGGAAGGTCAAAGTCAAATAACAAAGCTGGTAAAAAATTAGATAGTAAAAGTCGAAGTCTCACAGAAAAAAATGTAACTGAAGTTCAGTTAAATGGTGGGAGCACAACAAAG ATTTCACTTCCAGTATGGCAATCAACGGGAAACAGTGAGAATCAGTTAACAACAAACACAACTAATTATATCAGCAAGTCAAAGGAAAGAGAATTAGACGACACAAGAACTATCGAAAAATCCACCAATGTTGCTCCTTCATTGTCTACCATAAAGGATAAGTCTGACACCAACCAAAATTCAGCAATAAGTTCAATATATGAAGATAGAATATCAAAGAAATTTGCAGACACTAACGTGTCTTCTCACACTGGTAGTGTATATGAAAGCTATTCAGAAGATGGTTTccgtaaaaagaaaaatatggagGTACAAACTGCTGATGTATCATGCGGAACTTCTGGAGCATCCCCAAAAATACTAAAAGAGGAAGACGCTTTTCTGAAACAAACCAATACTGACTCAAATGTAAAAGAAGATACTTCTTTTATAGAAATCATTGCATCAAATGAAAGTATTGTCGATCTAACTGTAGATGTTATACTCAGTAGTGAAGATTCTTCAATACAAAGCGGCGGCATTGTTGCTAAAATTATCGCAGAAAAGGGAGGCCCTCTTTTAGACGTATGTAAAGATTGCTTGCGGAAAATGCATCCGAGCATTCTTAACTGGGCATTTCAACCAACTCCAGCAACAGGCAAATTGAAATGTAAACATATTTTCCATGCGGTTGTCCCTCAGTTTCCCAGACAATGGCAATCTAACTGGGTAGATGGGCTTGAATCTCTCCTATTTGATATCTTTTCAAGAACAGATAATATGGGATACGAATCTATAGCTCTTCCAGTAATTGGCACTAGAAAAGGTGGTGCACCGATTGATTTCGTAATTGATTTAATTTGCGCAAGCATTGATACGTTTGCGACGACAAAAACGTCAATCAAAGGACTTCGAACTGTGATGGTAGTTCATCCTGATAAAAGAGTGGTAGATACTATAGAGCATAGGGTAAAAAGTTCAAGAACATGTCTCCGTAAGCTAAATCATGTACAGTCTCTGAAGGCAACACAAGACAATGGGAATTCCTACTTTCTAAGTGTGGTTGATAGAGAAAAAGACACGTGCCCTGTTTGTATGGAAGAACTAGCAAGTTCAAAATTAAAACAGCTTTACAGATGCAAgcatatattttgtaaaacatgTATTAAGAAGTGCTTTATACAAACACCTGCTTGTCCAGTATGCAACATGGTGTACGGCAAACTAACCGGAAATCAGCCAGACGGAATCATGATCGAATGCTTCCAAAACGATATCAATCTGAAAGGTTATAAAAAATGTGGGGTCATCAAGATTTTCTATTCATTTCTTGATGGGAAACAATCG CAAGGTCATCCAAACCCAGGTAAAGTTTACAGAGGAACTAAACGGACAGCATACTTACCAGACAACACAGAGGGACAGAAGGTTCATCGGTTACTACGGCGGGCTTTTGAACAACGTATTCTCTTTACGATTGGCAGTTCTAGGACAACTGGAAAAGAAGATGTGGTCACATGGAACGATGTTCATCATAAAACAAGAATTGATGGAGGACCTGCTAG GTTTGGATATCCAGATCCAGGATATATTTCACGTGTCCTTGACGAACTTGCTGCAAAAGGAATTACCGAAGAATAA
- the LOC139498632 gene encoding uncharacterized protein isoform X2 → MAAKDSKKPKSKEDQGKIIMHKKTHDIQNAIFGEAINNPANASITKPGSSMRNPKIKPRAESFATSLPTTIGKASRLDEGRSKSNNKAGKKLDSKSRSLTEKNVTEVQLNGGSTTKISLPVWQSTGNSENQLTTNTTNYISKSKERELDDTRTIEKSTNVAPSLSTIKDKSDTNQNSAISSIYEDRISKKFADTNVSSHTGSVYESYSEDGFRKKKNMEVQTADVSCGTSGASPKILKEEDAFLKQTNTDSNVKEDTSFIEIIASNESIVDLTVDVILSSEDSSIQSGGIVAKIIAEKGGPLLDVCKDCLRKMHPSILNWAFQPTPATGKLKCKHIFHAVVPQFPRQWQSNWVDGLESLLFDIFSRTDNMGYESIALPVIGTRKGGAPIDFVIDLICASIDTFATTKTSIKGLRTVMVVHPDKRVVDTIEHRVKSSRTCLRKLNHVQSLKATQDNGNSYFLSVVDREKDTCPVCMEELASSKLKQLYRCKHIFCKTCIKKCFIQTPACPVCNMVYGKLTGNQPDGIMIECFQNDINLKGYKKCGVIKIFYSFLDGKQSQGHPNPGKVYRGTKRTAYLPDNTEGQKVHRLLRRAFEQRILFTIGSSRTTGKEDVVTWNDVHHKTRIDGGPARFGYPDPGYISRVLDELAAKGITEE, encoded by the exons ATGGCGGCTAAAGATTCAAAGAAACCAAAGAGCAAAGAAGACCAAGGGAAAATTATTATGCACAAAAAAACACACGACATACAAAATGCAATATTTGGGGAAGCCATAAATAATCCAGCAAATGCCAGCATAACGAAGCCAGGGTCAAGTATGAGAAACCCAAAAATAAAACCACGTGCAGAGTCGTTTGCCACGTCTTTACCAACAACAATTGGAAAAGCAAGCCGACTAGATGAAGGAAGGTCAAAGTCAAATAACAAAGCTGGTAAAAAATTAGATAGTAAAAGTCGAAGTCTCACAGAAAAAAATGTAACTGAAGTTCAGTTAAATGGTGGGAGCACAACAAAG ATTTCACTTCCAGTATGGCAATCAACGGGAAACAGTGAGAATCAGTTAACAACAAACACAACTAATTATATCAGCAAGTCAAAGGAAAGAGAATTAGACGACACAAGAACTATCGAAAAATCCACCAATGTTGCTCCTTCATTGTCTACCATAAAGGATAAGTCTGACACCAACCAAAATTCAGCAATAAGTTCAATATATGAAGATAGAATATCAAAGAAATTTGCAGACACTAACGTGTCTTCTCACACTGGTAGTGTATATGAAAGCTATTCAGAAGATGGTTTccgtaaaaagaaaaatatggagGTACAAACTGCTGATGTATCATGCGGAACTTCTGGAGCATCCCCAAAAATACTAAAAGAGGAAGACGCTTTTCTGAAACAAACCAATACTGACTCAAATGTAAAAGAAGATACTTCTTTTATAGAAATCATTGCATCAAATGAAAGTATTGTCGATCTAACTGTAGATGTTATACTCAGTAGTGAAGATTCTTCAATACAAAGCGGCGGCATTGTTGCTAAAATTATCGCAGAAAAGGGAGGCCCTCTTTTAGACGTATGTAAAGATTGCTTGCGGAAAATGCATCCGAGCATTCTTAACTGGGCATTTCAACCAACTCCAGCAACAGGCAAATTGAAATGTAAACATATTTTCCATGCGGTTGTCCCTCAGTTTCCCAGACAATGGCAATCTAACTGGGTAGATGGGCTTGAATCTCTCCTATTTGATATCTTTTCAAGAACAGATAATATGGGATACGAATCTATAGCTCTTCCAGTAATTGGCACTAGAAAAGGTGGTGCACCGATTGATTTCGTAATTGATTTAATTTGCGCAAGCATTGATACGTTTGCGACGACAAAAACGTCAATCAAAGGACTTCGAACTGTGATGGTAGTTCATCCTGATAAAAGAGTGGTAGATACTATAGAGCATAGGGTAAAAAGTTCAAGAACATGTCTCCGTAAGCTAAATCATGTACAGTCTCTGAAGGCAACACAAGACAATGGGAATTCCTACTTTCTAAGTGTGGTTGATAGAGAAAAAGACACGTGCCCTGTTTGTATGGAAGAACTAGCAAGTTCAAAATTAAAACAGCTTTACAGATGCAAgcatatattttgtaaaacatgTATTAAGAAGTGCTTTATACAAACACCTGCTTGTCCAGTATGCAACATGGTGTACGGCAAACTAACCGGAAATCAGCCAGACGGAATCATGATCGAATGCTTCCAAAACGATATCAATCTGAAAGGTTATAAAAAATGTGGGGTCATCAAGATTTTCTATTCATTTCTTGATGGGAAACAATCG CAAGGTCATCCAAACCCAGGTAAAGTTTACAGAGGAACTAAACGGACAGCATACTTACCAGACAACACAGAGGGACAGAAGGTTCATCGGTTACTACGGCGGGCTTTTGAACAACGTATTCTCTTTACGATTGGCAGTTCTAGGACAACTGGAAAAGAAGATGTGGTCACATGGAACGATGTTCATCATAAAACAAGAATTGATGGAGGACCTGCTAG GTTTGGATATCCAGATCCAGGATATATTTCACGTGTCCTTGACGAACTTGCTGCAAAAGGAATTACCGAAGAATAA